A segment of the Catenuloplanes nepalensis genome:
ACGACGCGTGGACGCTGATGAGCTACGTCGCGTCCCGCACCTCGCGGATCAAGGTGGCCGGTAACGTGCTCAACCTGCCGCTGCGCGAGCCCGCGGTGCTGGCCCGGGCGGTCGCGTCGCTGGATCTGCTCTCCGGCGGCCGGGTCGAGCTGGGCCTCGGCGCGGGCGCGTTCTGGGACGCGATCGAGGCGATGGGCGGGCGGCGGCTCACCCCCGGGCAGGCCGTGGACGCGCTGGCCGAGGGGATCGAGATCATCCGCTCGGTGTGGGACACGTCGTCGAAGGGCGGCGTGCACGTGCACGGCAAGTACTACACGGTGGACGGTGCGAAACGCGGTCCGGCGCCGGCGCACGACGTGTCGATCTGGGTGGGCGCGCTCAAGCCGCGCATGCTGGCGCTGACCGGGCGGCTCGCGGACGGATGGCTGCCCTCGCTGGCGTACCTGAAGGGCGGCCCGTCCGAGCTGACCGGCATGAACGAGCGGATCGACGCGGCGGCGGTGGAGGCCGGGCGGTCCCCGTCCGACGTGCGGCGGCTGCTCAACGTGGGCGGGTCGTTCGCGGCGCAGAGCCGCGGGTTCCTGGACGGGCCGCCGGACCAGTGGGCGGAGGAGCTGGCCGGGCTGACCCTGGAGTACGGCACCAGCGGCTTCATCCTCGCCACCGACAACCCGGCCGCGATCGAACTGTTCGCCAAGGAGATCGCCCCGGCGACGCGGGAGCTGGTGGCGGCGGAACGCTGAGCGTCACCGCGCGAAGAATCCGGTGATCGTGCCGGCGTGCGGGTTCGGCGGGAACACCGGTGACCGGCCGAGAGCCGGTCACCGGTGCCGGATCAGCCGATGATCGGCAGAAGCTCCCACTCGGCGAACGCGCCCGGCCACTCCTTCGTCGCCGACACGTACGGCGCCTCGTGCTGGTGATACGCCTTCAGCCACGCGCCGGACGGCGGGTTGGAGACCCGCCAGGTCGGCACGGACCAGTCGGCCTTCGAGGCCCGGAACACCTGTTGCGGGTCGTTCTCGTCGCAGTCGCGGAGCGCCAGCCGGCCGCTGTCCGGCAGCTCCTCCCCGATCAGCTCCAGGCACTCCCGCGCGTTCTTCCGGACCATGAACACCGGACGCCCGACCGCGTCGACGTCGAGCTCCTTCTTCAGCCAGATCTGCTCGAACGAGCGGTCGCAGGGCTTGACCCGCACGACGTGCCCGTCCGAGGTGTCGTCCGGGACCGCCGTCAGGCAGCCGTCCAGTCCGACGTTCCTGATGTAGGACGGATCGATCCCCGGGCTTGCGACGGCGACTCCGGGAAGCGCCATCGCCGCGAGAGCCCCGGCGATGACAGCCACGTACCGTGCCTTGATTCGCATGATATTTCCCCCATGTCGGGCCGGTGGGATGGTTGTCCGCTTGCCGTGCTGGCTCCACCGGCGCGCCGCGGAAATCGTGACACCGCGGCCAACGACGCGGGCGTGATCTGCGGAAATGCACCCCTGATCGGGTGACCCGGCCGGCCCGCCCGAACCACTCACCCGGCCGACGCCCATACACGCCGAAGATCGTTGCCCGAGCCGGGCTACAGAGAGGCCGGAATCGCCGGACGTCGGCCCGGAGACGCCCTGCCGTACCGGCCTTACCCGGGCGTCATCCACGTCTCTCCGACGACGGGACGCGGGGAGGAGCGCCGGCGACGACCGGTGCCCGCGGGAGCACGTCCAGAGCGACCACGCCGGAAGCGGGAAGAGGAGTCGTGCTCTCAGCCGGCGCGACGGCGGGCGCGGCGTGCCGCGAGCTCGTCGCCGAACGTCTCCGAGGCGGGCTCCGGCTCCTCCGCCGGGCGCGCGAAGACCGCGGGCTCGCCCGGCAGGTGCGACAGCGATCCCTGGATCTCCTTGAACGCGCCACCGATCGCGATGCCGAAGACGCCCTGGCCGCCCTGGAGGAGATCGACGACCTCCTCCGGGGAGCGGCAGTCGTAGACCGTCGTCCCGTCGGAGATCAGCGTGATGCCCGCCAGGTCCTCGACGCCGTGCGATCGGAGCGTCTCGATCGCCTTGCGGATGTTCTGCAGCGAGACTCCCGCGTCGAGGAGGCTCTTGACGACCTTGAGGACGACCAGGTCGCGGAACGAGTAGAGCCGCTGGGTCCCGGAGCCGGAGGCGTCGCGGATGCTCGGGACGACCAGCTGGGTGCGTGCCCAGTAGTCGAGCTGGCGGTAGCTGATGCCGACAGCGTGGCAGGCGGTCACCCCGCGGTAGCCCACGGTGCCGTCCTCGCCGATCCCGATGCCGTCGTCGACCCCTGGGGCCGACCCTGATCCAGCAGATTCGTCCATGCGACTACCTCCCGCTGTGCGGTGCCGCGTCCCTCGACGAGCCCCACCATATAGCGCACATCGGACCGGATCGCGGAAGCTTTGCCGCGACACGCCGCGTACGGGGGAACCTGCGCAGCGTAATTGCCCCGTTACCGCATCGCGAAACCCGCGGAGCCGTTATCGAGTCGCCGGCCGGTGTGCCCCGGCTAGGCGAACCAGGCGAACCGGAGGTCTCAGCCGGCGAAGTCCTCGGGGCGGACGCCCTCGAGGAACTCGCGGAACTTCTCGACCTCGTCCTCCTGCTCGTCCGGAATGACGATGCCGGCCTCGGTGAGGACCTGCTCGGCGCAGCGGATCGGGGCGCCGACACGCAGCGCCAGCGCGATGGAGTCGCTGGGCCGGGCGGAGACGCGGACACCGTCGCCGAGCAGGAGGTCCGCGTAGAACACGTTTTCCTTGAGCTCGGTGATCTCGACGGCCTGCAGTGGCGCCTTGAGCGCCGTCAGGATGTCCCGCAGCAGGTCGTGGGTGAGCGGCCGGGCCGGCTTGACCCCCTGCTGCTCGTAGGCGATGGCCGTGGCCTCGACCGCGCCGATCCAGATCGGCAGGTAACGGTCGCCCTCGACCTCGCGGAGCAGGACGATCGGCTGGTTGTTGGGCAGTTCCACCCGCACCCCGACCACGCTCAGCTCGCGCACCGCTGCCTCCGTGTCGCTTATGTGTGAACGCCCCGATGCCACCGCCCAGCGGCGGCGTCGAGGCGCGTTCCTGCCCCTCACCTGCACGGTACACGGATCACCATGCGTAAGTGCCACCCGCGCCGTGCGATGCCGGGCACCGTACCCAAGCGAGCCTACGTCACGCGTGTTACGGACAAATCCCCAACTCAGCGCTCAAGGATGTCGCGCAGACCGGCCCGCAGCAGCGCCGCGTGCAGCATCTGCGAAAGGCCGGCCAGCTCAAGCGCGGTCTCGGCCGCGCGGGCGCGGGCGGCGGGGTCGCGCTGCCGGGCGAGCGGCGCGATCAGCTGGGCGTAGAGACCCACCTCACGGTCGGCGGCCGCCCGGAACCCACGCAGGTGCCGCGCCTCGATGCCGTGCCGGGCGAGGCCGGCGACGGCCTGGGCGACCGCGAGCGCGTCCTCGTCGTACCACCCGGGCGAGCGGCAGACGATCAGCCCGAGACGCTCGATCTCGGCGAGCCCGGAGTCCGACAGACCGGTGCGCTCCAGCAGGTCGGTGCGGCTGCACCGGGTGTCGACCGGTTCCGCGGCCGGCTCGTCGTCCGAAGGGGCCCCGACCAGCCGGAGCGCCGCCGGCCCGGAGCCGGCGGCCTCCATCTCGGCCAGCTGCGCGCGGATGACGCGCAGCGGGAGGTACTGGTCCCGCTGCGCGGTCAGCACGAAACGCAGGCGCGCGACATCGTCCCAGCTGTACTTCCGGTAGCCGGACGCGGTGCGCTCCGGCTCCACCAGGCCCTCGGCCTCGAGGAAGCGCAGCTTGGAGATCGTGGTGTCGGGGAACTCCGACCGCAGCTCGGACAGCACCTCGCCGATGCTCATCAGCCGGCGCCCATGCTGCTGCGCCGCCCGGTGATCACCGGGCGGCGGACCGGGGAAGGCGGCCGCCGCCCCGGAAACGGTCATGACATCTCCTCGCTAAACAGGAGGATCAAGGTCATCAGCGGCCACCCTCGTCCGGGCGCGGCCCGGCGATGAAGACGAGCCGGAACTTGCCGATCTGGACCTCGTCGCCGTTGGAGAGCGTCGCGGCCTCGACCCGCTCGCGGTTGACGTAGGTGCCGTTGAGGCTGCCCACGTCGCGGACCGTGAACGTGCCGCTGTCACGGTGGAACTCGGCGTGCCGGCGCGAGACGGTGACGTCGTCCAGGAAGATGTCGCTGTCCGGGTGCCGGCCGCTGGTCGTCACGTCGTGGTCGAGCAGGAACCGGGCGCCGGCGTTCGGCCCCCGGCGGACGACGAGCAGGGCCATGCCGGGCGGCAGCGAGCCGGACATCCGGCTGGGTACCACGTCGGTCTCGGGACCCTCGAGGACCTCGTCGAGCGAACCCAGGTTCAGCGTCGACGTGACGTCGAGCGGGGGGAACTCGTCGTCTGGGCGCGTCATCGGACCACCTCGTGTCTGTTTCGGTCGCACGTCCCTGCGGACCGGGACAACCGCCGGTCAGCGCCCGGCGGGGCCTCCCCCGGCTGCCATCCGTGGCATGTGAAGGACGTTCGACAATGCGGTTTCAATATCAAGTTCTCGCGTGACTACGGCAGAGTAGCCAGCGGGGTAGGGTGCGGCAACCAGACGCGCGCAACGCGTCAGGTTGTCAGATATCACACTCTGTCGGTGCGACGAAAACTACTTGTTGATCAGTTCACCGTAGGCAGTGCCGTCGAGCAGGGCAGCGACCGCCGCCGGGTCGGCCGGAGTGATCTCGATGAGCCAGCCCTCACCGTACGGATCGGTGTTGATCAGCTCGGGCTGGTCGTCCAGCGCGGTGTTCTTCGCGGCCACCGTGCCGGAGATCGGAGCGTAGATCTCCGAGACGCTCTTGGTCGACTCGACCTCGCCCAGCGACTCGCCGGCCTGGACGGCCGCGCCCACGTCGGGCAGCTGCACGAAGACGATGTCGCCCAGCGCCTGCTGCGCGAAGTCGGTGATGCCGACGCGCGCGGCGGCGGAGCCGTCACCGGACACCCACTCGTGCTCGGCGGTGTATCGCAGGTGCTCAGGAATCACGGGTCGTTCGTCCTTCGGTGAGAGCCGGGTCAGGAGACCGGCCGGGCGTACCGCAGCGTGGTGACGTCATGGACAGCGGACACGTCGACCACACCTTGTTCTTGCACGGTCACGTTACCGCCGTCATCCGTGATCGATTCGATCACCCCGCCGGGAATGCGCAACGCGGTGTCCATCGTCTTCGGGTCGCCGATCACGGTGATCGTGTATGTCGACGTCAGCCGCTTGCCGTCGACGATCACGCCGAACCGGTCGCCGCCCTGCCCGGCCGGCGAGTCGGTGAACGAGGTGGACGCCACGACCCGCACCGCGGTGCCGTCGCCGCCCTCGATCTGCATCGCCTCCGCGCCCGCGCCGCGCAACTCCTGCACCGCGTTGAGCAGTGCGTCCGACTCGACCTGGTTCTCTCCCCCGTTGATCCGGATGACCAGCCCGGTGCCGCGCGCCGGCAGCTCACCGGCGAGCACGCCGAGGTCGTCCGCGCGCTCGGTCGCCTCACGCAGCGCGGCCTCGGCACCCTCGGCGCCGGAGCTGAGCGACTGCTTGCTGTCCTCCAGCGCGGTGACCTCCTGTTGCAGCCGCTGCTCCTGCGACTCCAGGTCCGACAGGATCCGGACCAGATCCTCCTGCCGCGCGGTCAGCAGCGTCGAGTCGCCGTCGTTCGCCTTCAACTGCACGACCAGCGTGAACCCGAACAACAGCAGCAGCACCGCGATCATCACGGTGGTCGCGGAGAACCGGCGCGCCGCCGGCGCCGCTTCATCCCCAGAGCCATCCGAGGGTACGGATGGTGGCACCTCGGCCGCGGCCGGCAACCCGCCGTCGCCCTGCTCCGGCTTCGCCGCTACCGAGGCTGCGCGATCGTCCTCGCCCCGGACCGGCGCGACGATCTTCCGCGCTTCCGCGGGCGCGCTCGCCGCGGTCTTCTGCTTCGGCGCGGGCGCACCGCTCACCGGCACACCGGGGCTGACCGGCACGACCGGCGACGCCGAGCTCGGCGTGGGACTCGGCGCCGGGCTGGGCTTGGGGCTCGGCTTCCGCGCCGCGGACCGCTCCGCGTCGGTGCCCGTCTTCGCGGGCACGACCTCGGACGGCGGCGCCACCGGCGGAAGCACCACCGGGGGCACCGAGGTCGCCGGCGGCTCGGTATGACGCAGATCCGCCTGCGTGAGGTTGACCGTCGTCTGGTCCTCGACAGGGGGTTCTGCCGGCTTCGAGTCGGCTCGCATCGGCTCGTCGCTGCTCATCGGCTACAAGCTACCCGGTCAGGCGCTGAACAGGTGGCGGCGGATGGCGGCCACGTTGCCGAAGATCCGGACGCCGAGGACGACCACCACGCCGGTGGAGAGCTGCCCGCCCACGCCCAGCTGGTCACCCAGGTAGACGATCACGCCCGCGACCAGCACGTTCGAGATGAAGGAGATCACGAACTGCTTGTCGTCGAAGTTCCGGTCGAGCCGTGCCCGGACGCCGCCGAACACCGCGTCCAGCGCCGCCACCACCGCGATCGGCAGGTACGGCTGGAGCGCCGGTGGCACGGTCGGGTCCAGGAACACGCCGAGCAGGACGCCCGCTATCAACGCGATGACCGCGTACATCAGTCGCCTTCCGGGGAGGTCGGGGTGGTCGGGGTGGGGGTGCTGGTGCCGCTGATCCCGGGCGAGCCGGTCGCGGGCGGCGTCGGCTCGGGCGAGCGGTACGCGTGCTCCAGATCGCCGCCGGCCGCGGCCGTGAGCGTGAGGTCGTCGCGCCCGGTGACCTCGAACTTCATGCCGTACTTGTCGACCAGCGCGCGGAACAGCGACGCGCTGCCGGTCTGCTCGAACCGCTCCTTCAGCTCGTCCGGCCCGATCGCCGCCACCTCGTAGGGGCTGGTGACCGGCTGGAAGTCGACCAGGATCGCCTCGCCCGCGGCCCGGATCGTCGAGGTGGCGGTCAGCCGCTCCCCGTTGATCGCGATCGCCTCCGCGCCGGAGGCCCAGAGCGCGTTCGCGATGTCCTGAAGGTCCCGGTCGAGCACCTTGGAGACGTTCTTGCTGCCGCCGGTCACCACGTTCACGTCCGCGTCCCCGTCCGCGACCGTGACCACGACGCCGTCGCCCTCGACCTCGGCCAGCCCGGTGAGCGCCTCCAGGTCGCGTAGCCGCTCCGCGGTGTCGCCCTCGAGGTTCGCCTCGCGCAGCGCGTTGACCTCGGCCCGCAGCGCGGCGGCCCGCTGCTCCAGGTCCTCGGCGGAGTCCTGGCGGGCGTGGATCTGGTCGACCAGCGCGGCGCGGGCCTTGCCGCGGGCCGGTTCCGCGGCCATGGTCTGCCGGTAGGC
Coding sequences within it:
- a CDS encoding LLM class flavin-dependent oxidoreductase, which codes for MTDYGHELLFGAFVTPAARPPQQAVELAVAADEFGLDVVTFQDHPYQPTFHDAWTLMSYVASRTSRIKVAGNVLNLPLREPAVLARAVASLDLLSGGRVELGLGAGAFWDAIEAMGGRRLTPGQAVDALAEGIEIIRSVWDTSSKGGVHVHGKYYTVDGAKRGPAPAHDVSIWVGALKPRMLALTGRLADGWLPSLAYLKGGPSELTGMNERIDAAAVEAGRSPSDVRRLLNVGGSFAAQSRGFLDGPPDQWAEELAGLTLEYGTSGFILATDNPAAIELFAKEIAPATRELVAAER
- a CDS encoding MerR family transcriptional regulator — translated: MDESAGSGSAPGVDDGIGIGEDGTVGYRGVTACHAVGISYRQLDYWARTQLVVPSIRDASGSGTQRLYSFRDLVVLKVVKSLLDAGVSLQNIRKAIETLRSHGVEDLAGITLISDGTTVYDCRSPEEVVDLLQGGQGVFGIAIGGAFKEIQGSLSHLPGEPAVFARPAEEPEPASETFGDELAARRARRRAG
- a CDS encoding bifunctional nuclease family protein translates to MRELSVVGVRVELPNNQPIVLLREVEGDRYLPIWIGAVEATAIAYEQQGVKPARPLTHDLLRDILTALKAPLQAVEITELKENVFYADLLLGDGVRVSARPSDSIALALRVGAPIRCAEQVLTEAGIVIPDEQEDEVEKFREFLEGVRPEDFAG
- the ftsR gene encoding transcriptional regulator FtsR encodes the protein MTVSGAAAAFPGPPPGDHRAAQQHGRRLMSIGEVLSELRSEFPDTTISKLRFLEAEGLVEPERTASGYRKYSWDDVARLRFVLTAQRDQYLPLRVIRAQLAEMEAAGSGPAALRLVGAPSDDEPAAEPVDTRCSRTDLLERTGLSDSGLAEIERLGLIVCRSPGWYDEDALAVAQAVAGLARHGIEARHLRGFRAAADREVGLYAQLIAPLARQRDPAARARAAETALELAGLSQMLHAALLRAGLRDILER
- the odhI gene encoding oxoglutarate dehydrogenase inhibitor Odhl, whose amino-acid sequence is MTRPDDEFPPLDVTSTLNLGSLDEVLEGPETDVVPSRMSGSLPPGMALLVVRRGPNAGARFLLDHDVTTSGRHPDSDIFLDDVTVSRRHAEFHRDSGTFTVRDVGSLNGTYVNRERVEAATLSNGDEVQIGKFRLVFIAGPRPDEGGR
- the gcvH gene encoding glycine cleavage system protein GcvH translates to MIPEHLRYTAEHEWVSGDGSAAARVGITDFAQQALGDIVFVQLPDVGAAVQAGESLGEVESTKSVSEIYAPISGTVAAKNTALDDQPELINTDPYGEGWLIEITPADPAAVAALLDGTAYGELINK
- a CDS encoding DUF881 domain-containing protein, with the translated sequence MSGAPAPKQKTAASAPAEARKIVAPVRGEDDRAASVAAKPEQGDGGLPAAAEVPPSVPSDGSGDEAAPAARRFSATTVMIAVLLLLFGFTLVVQLKANDGDSTLLTARQEDLVRILSDLESQEQRLQQEVTALEDSKQSLSSGAEGAEAALREATERADDLGVLAGELPARGTGLVIRINGGENQVESDALLNAVQELRGAGAEAMQIEGGDGTAVRVVASTSFTDSPAGQGGDRFGVIVDGKRLTSTYTITVIGDPKTMDTALRIPGGVIESITDDGGNVTVQEQGVVDVSAVHDVTTLRYARPVS
- a CDS encoding small basic family protein, encoding MYAVIALIAGVLLGVFLDPTVPPALQPYLPIAVVAALDAVFGGVRARLDRNFDDKQFVISFISNVLVAGVIVYLGDQLGVGGQLSTGVVVVLGVRIFGNVAAIRRHLFSA
- a CDS encoding DUF881 domain-containing protein, with translation MSETVNSPEDRPGAGDRDGSQAKQRVYAPDFLTELFRNPLDPGYADAAARRAKEGPRAGWRGASARGLALTTLVLVGFLFAIAYRQTMAAEPARGKARAALVDQIHARQDSAEDLEQRAAALRAEVNALREANLEGDTAERLRDLEALTGLAEVEGDGVVVTVADGDADVNVVTGGSKNVSKVLDRDLQDIANALWASGAEAIAINGERLTATSTIRAAGEAILVDFQPVTSPYEVAAIGPDELKERFEQTGSASLFRALVDKYGMKFEVTGRDDLTLTAAAGGDLEHAYRSPEPTPPATGSPGISGTSTPTPTTPTSPEGD